The following are from one region of the Plasmodium cynomolgi strain B DNA, chromosome 1, whole genome shotgun sequence genome:
- a CDS encoding hypothetical protein (putative), translating into MKHLARKLKGVYPNGKNAELLTWESKKEEAVGMEAVSEGEDIDLHGDNHMTLPPQNANHPSSGSIIRGTSPIGAFPLCAENNHTSVTHPGHSNGQQIGVLFEEEKKNYQLVRENSGEKQPNGTPMEEEAIVDESFDDLVKKKKHPISQVCKTYRQLNRRLRTLHEHNMVNRNFHLSKDPNRKKSVIIELYLLCISQTERSHRRVEKWKRQVTRLAGALRGVDYLPSFIRMNSRPTITYRWRDYIQIKSDLDPLRDYKNEQTNQEILPMMEIIALPYDTFFRNVDERRGSQTKPSRRFHLEMKKFCATYRYPEDGDEGKGHPTEGLKSRERNKTFSWCPG; encoded by the exons atgaagcaccTCGCACGGAAGCTAAAGGGAGT CTACCCAAACGGGAAGAACGCAGAACTGCTCACTTGGGAAagtaaaaaggaggaagccgTAGGGATGGAAGCCGTCTCAGAGGGGGAGGACATAGACCTACATGGAGACAACCATATgacgcttcccccccagAATGCTAACCATCCTAGCAGTGGAAGCATCATCAGAGGGACCTCCCCAATCGGTGCATTCCCCCTCTGTGCAGAAAATAACCACACGAGTGTAACCCATCCAGGTCATTCGAATGGTCAACAAATTGGTGTCCTTTttgaagaggagaaaaaaaattatcagtTGGTGAGAGAGAACTCAGGAGAGAAGCAGCCTAATGGAACCCccatggaggaagaagcaataGTCGATGAGAGTTTCGACGACCTGGTGAA gaagaagaagcatcCGATCAGTCAG gtcTGCAAAACCTACCGCCAACTAAACAGACGCCTCCGCACGTTACACGAGCACAACATGGTGAACCGg AATTTCCACCTATCTAAGGACCCGAACAGAAAG aaAAGCGTCATCATCGAACTGTACCTGCTGTGCATTTCGCAAACGGAAAGGAGCCACCGTCGGGTGGAGAAGTGGAAGAGGCAGGTGACCCGCTTGGCCGGGGCTTTGCGCGGGGTTGACTATTTGCCCTCGTTCAT CCGCATGAACAGCCGACCGA CCATAACGTACAGGTGGAGAGATTACATACAAATTAAATCAGACCTGGATCCTCTACGTGACTATAAAAACGAACAGACGAATCAG GAGATCCTCCCTATGATGGAAATTATAGCCCTTCCCTACGACACGTTTTTTAG AAATGTAGATGAACGAAGAGGCAGCCAAACCAAGCCAAGCAGAAGGTTCCACTtggagatgaaaaaattttgtgcaacGTACAGATATCCAGAGGATGGAGACGAGGGGAAGGGACACCCAACGGAGGGATTAAAAAGTAGGGAGAGAAATAAAACGTTCAGTTGGTGCCCAGGCTGA
- a CDS encoding hypothetical protein (putative) yields the protein MEEVGVVVVTEADMGEADMGEADMGEADVGEADVGEADVGEADVGGADVGGADVGEANVGEDTAAPPADVGEADVGEDTAAPPADDAGANANVDAERVLPIEEQSTKSYDGCSEFSFDGVSEGVLDYIKKTYDKRRKWKLRGRRKWGKKAVEKGAAGKEAAGKEAAGKEAAEKGVPEKGAAEKGAAEEEVPEKEAAEEEAPEKDGSNEEAPNHDVAKRGDKKGEPPNEGGANQGAANLGDANQRAADLAPMLSEENYTYTVPDKNNLDAIVRSSIKTYSCALMKKILLQGKMFITHDSVYFMSLFDSLFSKISIVRIPYESIVAVQKMSVFNFIPNALKIVAKNKSFVFTSFVHRDHAHDFIMHMMRDNRLASEIPKKGVVLYNSEERGEEEEEEEEEGEEGEEEEDDDEEDDEDGDGGGENEATKEPSQGEGPTGQGQPNRRRKKKKRPHLRSEAKSSKKQHDESVVYNITPTQYDILMKDHPERTEERMEERTEELAEERTEERADEEQNTGRTTPPNKEKKEYIVIQTRSETVQQNITNKEEDLMREKNFIKCNYHTDSLHINEDFKKIFIDIFSQFDDKNPFVKNVQDKNPNSLSYEHLNNLNRELQSKGHVSYESVYNISLFDDEKRVFGMPARSDVKENLSFFFLHNVIIIQKCVVLLCSVPLAGCFRTVITLTLHNVLLEGETDNSGGGKTGQASHGGTSSGGTSNGGTSNGGTSNGGTSNGGTSNAGTPCTHIDFAYDIEFIKHTFFKYQIKNNALPELEISVNNLKRYTQEAIERRYIQAGATNRDNNTQTDHYTFVKDYVDIMTIGEEKTFDNTNSTGPAETAVQSNDSASSAEPLHTAAWSTAKRYFKAEFNPLSQSVRHRLVVRSFLVSILAIVMYKIIELIFQSGKMTHSKLG from the exons ATGGAAGAGGTAGGCGTAGTAGTGGTGACCGAAGCAGACATGGGCGAAGCAGACATGGGCGAAGCAGACATGGGCGAAGCAGACGTGGGAGAAGCAGACGTGGGAGAAGCAGACGTGGGCGAAGCAGACGTGGGAGGAGCAGACGTGGGAGGAGCTGACGTGGGAGAAGCAAACGTGGGCGAAGACACTGCCGCACCGCCAGCAGACGTGGGAGAAGCAGACGTGGGCGAAGACACGGCCGCACCGCCAGCAGACGACGCCGGTGCCAACGCCAATGTCGATGCCGAACGGGTGCTCCCCATAGAGGAGCAGAGCACCAAATCGTACGACGGCTGCAGCGAGTTCTCATTTGATGGCGTGAGTGAGGGCGTGCTGGACTACATTAAAAAGACGTATgacaaaaggaggaagtggaagcTTAGAGGGAGAAGGAAGTGGGGGAAGAAAGCAGTAGAGAAGGGGGCGGCGGGGAAGGAAGCGGCGGGGAAGGAAGCGGCGGGGAAGGAAGCGGCGGAGAAGGGAGTGCCTGAGAAGGGAGCGGCGGAGAAGGGGgcggcggaggaggaagtgcCCGAGAAGGAAgcggcggaggaggaagcgcCCGAGAAGGATGGCTCTAACGAAGAGGCCCCGAACCATGATGTTGCAAAGAgaggtgataaaaaaggagagccCCCCAACGAAGGAGGTGCAAACCAGGGGGCCGCCAACTTAGGAGATGCAAACCAAAGGGCCGCCGACCTGGCCCCCATGCTGTCCGAAGAAAACTACACGTACACAGTGCCGGACAAAAACAACTTAGATGCAATCGTCCGCAGTTCCATCAAAACGTACAGCTGCGCCCTCATGAAGAAAATCCTCCTCCAGGGAAAAATGTTCATTACCCACGACAGCGTCTACTTCATGTCCCTCTTCGATTCTCTGTTCTCAAAAATTTCCATTGTGCGCATTCCATACGAGTCTATAGTAGCTGTACAGAAAATGAGcgtctttaattttatcccCAATGCTTTGAAAATTGTTGCGAAAAACAAGTCCTTCGTTTTCACGTCCTTTGTACACAGGGATCATGCGCATGACTTTATTATGCATATGATGCGTGATAACAGGTTGGCTAGTGAGATCCCCAAGAAGGGAGTCGTTCTGTACAACAGTGAGGAgaggggagaggaggaagaagaagaagaggaagaaggagaagaaggagaggaagaggaagatgaCGATGAGGAAGACGATGAGGATGGGGATGGAGGCGGCGAAAACGAAGCGACGAAAGAGCCAAGCCAAGGGGAAGGACCCACCGGGCAGGGTCAGCCAAatcggaggaggaagaagaagaaacgcCCCCATCTACGGAGCGAAGCGAAGAGTTCGAAGAAGCAGCATGACGAGTCCGTCGTTTACAACATCACGCCGACGCAGTACGACATACTAATGAAGGACCATCCCGAGCGGACGGAAGAGCGGATGGAAGAGCGGACGGAAGAGCTGGCGGAAGAGCGGACGGAAGAGCGAGCTGACGAAGAGCAAAACACAGGAAGAACCACCCCTccaaacaaagaaaaaaaagaatatatagTCATACAAACGAGAAGCGAGACTGTACAACAAAACATTACAAACAAAGAGGAAGATCtgatgagggaaaaaaattttataaaatgcaaCTACCACACTGATAGTCTACACATAAAtgaagattttaaaaaaatattcatcgACATCTTCTCCCAATTCGATGATAAGAACCCGTTTGTGAAAAATGTTCAGGACAAGAACCCAAACAGTTTAAGTTATGAGCACTTGAACAATTTGAATAGGGAACTACAGAGCAAGGGACACGTTTCGTACGAATCCGTTTATAATATATCTCTGTTTGATGATGAGAAGAGAGTGTTTGGCATGCCTGCACGATCTGACGTGAAGGaaaatttatcttttttttttctccataatGTCATTATCATACAGAAATGCGTTGTTCTTCTGTGCAGTGTACCGCTAGCTGGATGCTTCCGTACAGTCATCACACTCACGCTGCACAATGTGCTCCTGGAGGGGGAAACGGACAAcagtggggggggaaaaacgggGCAAGCCTCCCATGGAGGAACCTCCAGCGGGGGGACTTCCAACGGGGGGACTTCCAACGGGGGAACCTCCAACGGGGGGACTTCCAACGGGGGAACCTCCAACGCGGGAACCCCCTGCACACACATCGACTTCGCTTACGACATCGAATTTATAAAGCACACCTTTTTCAAGtaccaaataaaaaacaacgcCCTACCTGAGCTGGAAATCTCCGTCAACAATCTGAAGAGGTACACACAGGAAGCGATTGAACGTAGGTATATACAGGCCGGCGCAACAAATAGGGATAATAACACGCAAACTGATCACTACACCTTTGTAAAGGACTACGTCGACATAATGACAATTGGTGAAGAGAAAACTTTCGATAATACCAACAGTACGGGGCCCGCGGAAACGGCTGTTCAGTCGAATGACAGCGCTTCTTCGGCAGAGCCATTGCACACTGCGGCGTGGTCCACCGCGAAGAGGTACTTCAAGGCAGAGTTTAATCCCCTGTCGCAGAGTGTGCGCCACAGACTGG TCGTTCGGAGCTTCCTGGTGTCCATTCTTGCAATAGtgatgtacaaaataattgaGTTAATTTTCCAGTCGGGAAAAATGACTCATTCCAAATTGGGATAG